The nucleotide sequence AAAGATATTGAGAATCTGAACAGATCaaagattttaatttaatgtcaaaaatattaatcgcatccaaaatacatgtatgtgtgctgtgtatatttattatgtatatataaatacacacacattcatgtaaatatttcagattatttttacagctattaaatatatttatttatcatataaattatataaatgtaaatatagacatgtaaatacatgtaaatattttcaagatgtgtacatgcatgtgtttgtatttatacatacataataaatattcacaGAACACAaacttatattataaaaaaaattgtttaatcgtttgacagcactaaaatgaaatattcataaaaactataataatttaaaacaacatttctgttccttgaaataaaatatttaaaaagtttaacttatttcagttagctgccaaggcaatatttcattaaattgaacttgatatattaaaaaaaaaactgaaatagaaaattaattgaaaaaaaatcaacaaaaacacataaaataataaaaagtaaattaaatttaaattaaatcagaggatataaaaataaaaaatatacattaaatattcataaaaactataataacctaaaataaaatttctaatactttaaatatatatatttttttaaggtagacttatttcagttagctgccaaggcaatatttcattaaattgatcttgatatattaaaatagcaaactaaaaatgaattaaaaaacacatataaagtaacaaaaattataaaaacctaaattaaaatcaaataagatataaatataaaaaatatacatcaaATATTGATAAAAGCTGTAACAGCAGGTGTTTTTACCTGACGGTGTCTGACCTGGTTCCCCGTCCTGAGACACACACCTGTCCTTCAGCGGCCCCGAAACCCTCCTGGGACGAACACCCGGCACAGGGGAACGCAGCAGGTTCTCTATCAGAAAACACTTCCCAGAATTCCCGAATCCCGGATGAGGAAAGCCAGCCATGTCGTTCAGGTTCCTCGTCCAGTCTGGAGCGCTCAGAAGAGTTTCTCCTCTCGTGTGAAGAGTTAACTTCATTAAAAAGCACAAAGGAGACAATGCTGCGCGCTGTGATTGGCTCTGATAAGACCGGCTCTTTCTGGGGGACAGAAGGTGGAACCCCTTCATTCATTATGTCAAAGCTCCCATTAAATGATAGACACGGGAGACAATGGACTCCTGGCCAAAGTTTAACTTGCACAGCAAACAGAGCCCGGCCGCAGTAAAGAGTAATATCTTTCTTCAGCACCAGCCTTTGAGAGAATCTGAGCCTCAGTCTATCAATGTGGACTGTATTTCTTTACTTTATTGTTGGCCGTCCTCACAGCTGCGGACACTGAGAGCTTGTTTGCAATCAACGAGTGCTACTTTACAATAATTAATGCATGTGTGAAACGCACTTAAAGTTTTAAAGAACACGTCCTGAATTTCTTAACCCCGAATCAgaagaaataaataagaaacaagaTTTTGCATGAAGCCtaattttagcatcattaagATCATTTtcccttaattaattaatttaataatagaaaaataataatgatgtgattaatgttttaaaaaattatatattatttaatcagtatttttttaaattactgccTGTATgctaaattacataatttaatttcaaCAATAATTTTACACAATAAATTATGGTATTACAGTATTACAAAACAAAATCTTGatacaatgtaaaaaattaaaagataaaatcaAATTTGAGCACACTTaggattattttattaaaaataaagaatgttACTCTAATTAATtatctaattaaaaaaagaaaatctctttaccataatgtgtaaaaatagtGATACATGGTATTTAAGTTGTCTTTAATTTAcggtaaataaatttaaaaagttgttttttacAAGCGTTTTGTAGAAAAGGATGATTTCATAAGTATtgagaattacaaaaaaacagaccttttaaaatgcaaaacatgAAGAGATTAAGTTTTAGCATCACTAAGattattttcttcaaaaaaaacattaatgagcATTACCATGATGTCAAAAATAATGATGTTTTATATTTCAACTGTAAATGTAATGCTCTCTGACAACAATTAAATCTTTTTGAtgcaaatgattattattttaggataaaatgatatttaaatatgtcttccaaattaaaaatttaatttaatttaaatgtacaattcacttaaaaatgtattttctgttgcAAAGCAGAAGTGTCATAAAACCAAAATCTGCTTTTGTTCGACATTACAGGGAAAAAGCTGTGaacattacattacttttgccaCAAGCCAAAAGAGACTCTATAtctacaaatattaaaatgtgcatATCTCATAAAAAATGAttgcaaaaaaatctgaaaaaggtTTTTAAAGCATTTGCAAAGTTTCACTGTCTTCCTAAAGATTACACTTGTTTTTTTGCATATGTCTTCTGGGTCCAAACGCAGTCAGATGTGCTGGAGATGTGTGTCAGACCTGCTGGATGTAAACAGGCATGTCCCAGCGCAGGGGGGACCCGGGCCAGTCTTTTGGGGGAAACATCACCTCATGCTGGGCATGCTAATCGCCGCAGACAGCCGCTCTCTTTGTCCCCTCGACACAGAGCCAAAGGGCACATGTAATCAAATTTGCAGTTTCATTGGCCTCGCTGGTAGCATGCAGGCTGAGCTCCGATGAATATGTAATGTGTGTTAACACTCGGGTTATAGATCAAGAAATGATCTTGTGACTAATCAGATGAACAACACACATCACTGCGGTTATAACAGTGTGACGGAGCGGTCAAATCCTTCACACTCTTCCTGATATTAAGACCAGTGATGCAGATGTGGTTTAACATATCTATGAGAACTGAATGCAttcaattacaaaataagaacctTGAAAACTCAAAGATGTTTACTGATGAAACATCGTACTTTATAttccaaaaataaatgataattgcaaatgatgtgtgtgtgtgttatagtctgCATGGTTTTCCCAAACAGGCAGAATTAGTCGTTGATGAAGTGGAGTCACTGAAACATTAGTTGATGTGAACTCATTTGAAGCTATTATATCTTTGTCGTCCTCATTGAGAGAGTGTAAAGAGCCTGTGGTTGTGAGAGCAGCTGTGAAAGGTCTCTCTCCTCTTTCATGCCGAGGTCGTCTCTCAATGGATCAGTCCTCTGGGCTCTTCACACACTAATGCATCTGAGCGGCTGGAACAACAGGAAGTCAATCAGGCCTGTGTGATTCACGCTTTGGATGCCATTTTCTCCAATAAACAGATCATAAACACGTGAAACTGAAAAGACATTCAACTCCAAGCAGTTCTGCAATGAATTCTGACAACAGTTCAATCATGAAATCTGCTTCTGTtgttaaaatcatgctaaaaCCCTTCATACTGGTTCAAATGTGACTTACTTTATTCATATTCCTAATAGCAGTCAATCACATccgattaaaaaattatttttaaccagttttttttttttttaaatgaactgtccaaatgaaccgattcactaaaatgaatcaaatattatTGAAGAGTTTGTTTGAGTATCATCACAATACactatacatgcacacacacacatatacatataatttactaatatatatattatttatggtatattataaaatatttttctcaagGCGTCTGTTGTCATCTGTTATATttatgtggaaaactttaaaattacattttattttatattttctaaatagTCTTTAATGGTTTCTATATCGTTTTCATttgtagaaaatatttttaaaaattataattgatttgatatttttagacactgaagactggagtaatgatgctgaaaatacagctgcacatcacagataATAACGGATATTCATATAGGAAACAGCTATTTGAAATCATAATATTTAACAGTTTTAAGGTATTTATAATCGATTATATGCAACCCTGGTGAAAAAGCTGCTGTAAATAAGTAGTGTAAAGTGGTGATGTGGTATTTGTCtcactcttatttatttatttaattataagaaaaaaaaagctaaccTACTACCAAATATGAATGCATAAACACAATAATATAGTAGAAACGTTTATTATTTACAGCACACAACAAAAACTACGAAAAACAGACATAAATAGCTACACTTGCGTCTTTACAAAGTACATCTGAATAGAAAATAATATTCTTTACAATTCTGTAATCTCTATGTACAACAGTCGGAGTGCATCtcaagagctgtgtgtgtgtcactgtatCGTAATGATCTCAGCACTTGTGGTGTTTCCATTTGCGCGCGGCGGCGGTGATGTGCAGGTCCTTCTTGAGCCACGGGAACAGACTGGACAGCTGGATGGAGCCGGAGGCGCGCATCGTGCCCGTGATCAGGTAGAGCTGCGCGCGGCCGGGGCGGACCAGCGGGAGCGCGCAGCGGAGGTTGATGAGCAGCCAGCGCTGGATGAGGCTCACGGTGTCGTACGGGAGCAGCGGACCGCGCCGGATCAGCTCCACCGGGCCTTCCACCGTCAGCTCCGGGTCTGCGGAGGGCAGGCGGCGCCGCGAGATCTTGGCTTTGACGGCTGCGGAGAGAAAACACGGTGAGCTAACGTGCCCCAGAAGTCCCTAAACCCCATCTGGAAAATGATGTGCACAGACAAGAATAATCGCGTACCGAAGTCGGTGAGGCAGAGCGCGTCCAGCACGGTTTTGAGAGACGGGGCTTCCTCCACAGACGGACAGCTCTGACACACGGGCTGAGGGAAATCTGTTCACACGAGAACATGCACCGTTAAATCAATGCATTCACGGGATTTATGAATGTCTGGAAGATGAATGCATTCAGCTTCCGAGttttattaggattggacaatatttgactggaatacaactatttgatatatatctaaatatatagaGTTGAAcagatgaagtccttagcaatgcatgctaccaatgaaaaaaaaattgttttgatgtAATGAATGTGAGAGGGGCTCACCTTTGGAGAAGGCGCTGATGTGTTTGGGTAGCGGCGTCAGACACGTGTCGTCCTGCGCCGGGAACCGGTCACAGTCCAGGGCTTCGGGCCAGGCGTGTCCATGACAGGCCAACACCGGAGCACAGCTGTCCCTCACAGCCACACACACGCTCCGACACGGCTGGATGAACCTGCGGACGCAAACACACCTGAGCTCACAGAGAGTCCACACTAACAGCTTTCCCAGGCATAGAAACATCCAAATGTGTCATTAGCAACCCTttgaaataatctattattattagaatttttaatgCATGTACCTGTCGAGGCAAACGGGAGCGACGAGCGAGCAGACGAAGGCCCGGGCCTGTGGATGACAGCCGGTGTGGAGCAGCGTCCTCCAGTCGTCCGAGCGAGGAACCGCTTCCTCCAGACTGCTGTGGCCCAGCAGGTTAGGCAGACGCATCTCTGAGTACGGCACGTCCTGGCAGACGCTCATCTGCGGCGGGACGGGGACGCAGCGTGTGGTCTGGCCCAGGTCGAAGGCCCCGGCGGGGGCCAGCAGAGCGACCAGGAGCAGCAGGTGAGACAGATGCATGATCCTGACAGAGGTGAGGAGCTGAGAGATGCAGGAGCTGAGCCGGCTCAGGGTTTATATACAGGCGGACAGATGTTATCAACGACACATTAGTGGGACGCAGACAGTGACAAGCAGGAGATAACGGGCCCAGACGGGGGGAGCGAGGGGGGACATTAAATAAACTATCAAAGAGATCTACACACTTAAGCTGCTGACGGCCACAAACCCACCCGACTTCATTTCACAGGACACTTCTAGCTGTCTTTATGCATCCAGATCATTTCACATGATCAAACTGAACCGTGAACAGCAGTCAAGATGTGGGCTGAAGTCTGCTGCAATTTCATCAAAAACACTCTCTGGAGTATTTGTGCAAACATTGTCATTTTTGGTGCatgattaatttaaacatttagatGATAAAACTGAACATAATATCATAAAATCTGCTGCAATTTCCTGCAGTTTAGTCAAAGTCACTGCCTGAaatatgtatacattttgaaacatttaagtgCATcatatcttttggtcatttgttaTAAAActgaattataaataataatattagtcaATATGTTGGTTAAAATCTTCTGCAAAACCCTCTCTGGCACAAATATTTATACATTCAGATAACTTTAGATGCTAaaactaaatgttaaataaaaacaaaatatttgtgcaaacatactttttaagaaatgttttcagTAAACGATTGATTTATATGTTGAAATGATTAAATTgaccaataaataataataataattcctgtcTTCCtgtattatgtcacattttagtGCATGATTTATAAATTCAGATTATTTCAGATGACAAAACTAAatgattaataatgataatatcagTTAAAACTTGGCTGAAGCCTGTTGCACTTCCCTATAATTTAATCAAAACTAAATTGTGCAAACACAATCATGTTTTTCTGACGTTTGTAGTACATGATTTGTTTATACGTTCAGATCATTTCATGCAAAAACTGaactgaataaataattataatagcaGTTAAAATGTTGGTTTAACTCTGCTGCAATTTAGTTAAAagtacttttttatataaaatattcgtGCAATGAGATTTTAGTGCTTTACTTATATTTAGATCTTTCATAATTAAAACTGAATAATAATATCAATCAAGATACAGGCTGAATACAACATCAAGTCaattcaaaaacatatttttttgtgatatacTTTGAAGTACATAAATATACTCAAATCATTTCATAAAAATGCAACACCATGTAAAACCGCATTTGCACCATTAGTTAACATCTACGTTAAACTAAGATACTtgtttatgtctgtctgtctgtcatttggCTTCTGTTATCAGTGTTTTCAAGTGgaattttttaaaaggtttaaatGCATCAGTTTTCTAACAGTGTCAGTGTTTGATAATGACGTAGTTCCACCTGACATCTGATGCAGAAATGTATTTTCCTTTCATTTGCAGCTCAAACAGTGTAAAGTGCATCCTAATGGCTGAGTGCGTCCACATGCACGGATGATTTCTGTTGGACTGAGCTGAACGTCTGGTCTGTGTGGAGACAGGCGTCTCTGACAGGTCACTGAGAGCGAGAGAGTCTGCAGTCTACCTGTGCTGCGGTGCACCTTTGATCTGACTCGACAGGCTGCATTCATATTCAAATCCTCCCGCTCGTGCTGCAGATGTCCCTCTAATGTCTCAGACGCTCTCCACTTCACTGGATTATCTCACATTAGTGCTCTGACATTTGCATTTACAGCCCTGGACTTCTGCAGTCTGACTCTCAGTCTGTGGCTCGGGCAGCTTCTGTATTTTGAGGCTTTTTCTAACATGCATTCCTTCAAGTACAATAAACTGCATGCTTGTTGCATCGATCCCAGTATGCACACGCTGTAATATCGTGGTTTGGAAAATATAATACACCTTTAACCATTTAAACATGAGAATAACTAGAAAtaacaatatttctgtttcagcCGTTTCAGTTTTTTTGATAAGAGAATAAGTGGAGAAAATTATTTTCAGTATATTTCTGTGACtattttagtagtttttgttACTTGTACAGTCCCCAGAATGGTAGATCCTTAgaggatttttttattcatagttgaaattgtaaaaaaaagacagacatcCACACAATAGTCTCATCGTTCCTGCAGTTTTTGACcaattattcatttcaaaatgtcatttaaatgaatgaaagaaaaaaaaagatgaacaatTTGACTATATTAGAGGGGAGAATAACTAGGGAAAAAATCATATTCACTATGTTTCtgttactttaaatattttactaatttttattagtgtttttggTCTCATGAATGTATTCACATGTATGCAATATGACATCAGCGCTCCTGCACTTCTGACCAATCATTCATTacaaataatagttttatttatctttatttgtgatccatttaatactttttttttaacaatttcaatattttagaGGCGAGAATGACTAGAAATAACTATATTAATCTGACTTCTaaacatttgatacatttttatgaCTTTTCCAGTCCCAAAAATGTCTAATTCTAGACTCTGAAATgcgtaactgaaataaaaaataatatgacaCGGCATGATTTTAAACAGGGTTTAAAATCTTTACAATATTAGAATAGTGCACACTTAAAGATGGTTGAAATGTTGTATATTGATACAGATTTGTACCTAAATGCATCATGCACGAGAGGTGTACACGAGTGATTGGATCAAACGCAGCTGACAGAACTTCATTTACATGCTCAGAAGAGCAGAAGTGTTTCCAGACAGTGAATGTGAGGGTCTGGAGCCCCTGAGATGAGAAGCCAGTCTGGACTCTCTTTATGACTGAAGACGGTCTTCATCTGAAGTCCCTTTACTGCCCTGGACAGACGGCAGCTACTGAGGGCCCTAACTGGCCCATTACAGACACAGAGCCATTTAGGAGAACAATGGGGTGCTTGAGCCCTCTCGCCGCTGATGAGCCCCCGCTGAGTGTTATTCTTTCTAACGTCTCTTTCTCCTGTGTTTGGATTGTTAATATGTGAGCGCTAACGGACTGGCTGAGCTCCAGCTGAAGACAGCGTCTGCTTCTTGTGTCTGCATCAGGAGCTCAATCTCTGGAGGATGCAGTTTTGTCAGTCAGTGTTTATTAATATGCTGAGTTAGCTTTGGTTTTCAGTTTCACTctaattttagttttgttttgtagtaTCTCTGTTTCGCTTTATTTTTATCTCTCCATTTTATTTTCAGTAGTTGTTAAGGCAACAATTCTCATTTCCGTTTAATTTTTATGTCGCATCAGTTTtctgtttttcatctaatatttatgttttacattttttatgtaatgtcagttgattttatttatttatttatttttattttatttttttgattgaaagcagtttatttaatt is from Carassius carassius chromosome 43, fCarCar2.1, whole genome shotgun sequence and encodes:
- the szl gene encoding sizzled, which gives rise to MHLSHLLLLVALLAPAGAFDLGQTTRCVPVPPQMSVCQDVPYSEMRLPNLLGHSSLEEAVPRSDDWRTLLHTGCHPQARAFVCSLVAPVCLDRFIQPCRSVCVAVRDSCAPVLACHGHAWPEALDCDRFPAQDDTCLTPLPKHISAFSKDFPQPVCQSCPSVEEAPSLKTVLDALCLTDFAVKAKISRRRLPSADPELTVEGPVELIRRGPLLPYDTVSLIQRWLLINLRCALPLVRPGRAQLYLITGTMRASGSIQLSSLFPWLKKDLHITAAARKWKHHKC